The genome window TTTAACCAAACAAAGCTGGAGCTTTAGCTAGAATTCAATTGAACAACGGGAACATCCTAGCAGGCACACTGCCAGGGTAAAAAATAGTTGTCTCTTTTTTAGGTCTATCTTAAAGCAACACTCACATGCCCACAAGTGCATCATTCCTCCTCTATGTACTGGCTGTGAAGTGATCCCCTCCCTAATGTGATTCCAAGGTAACAGATGGGGGACAAAATCATTAGTCCTGCGTCTCTGTCAAAATGCATCGTTACATTTGGCTTAAGCTTATAGTGTGATCTGAGTTTGCCACATAAGGTGAATACTTTTAGGGATGTACCaatcacactttttttctttactgctAGGAATTTTTCCCATCTTTTTATAATGTAAACCCCACTGTAGCATGACAACAACAATGGTACTCAGACAATGACTCGCCGTGACTGACATTTTGTCCCTCATAGCAGAAACTGTGAATTTAATAATGACATTGACTAagtaattgtattttatgtggAACGGTCACATCATGGCCCATAACTGATCCATCTAAATAGTTTTTCTATTATTGTCTAATGTTAGGGCTtaattgcattttgtttattattattattattattattactaagcACCAAAAAAACTGTTACTCAAGATAAAGTTCTTGATATTACTTAATAATTGTGTTATTAGCTTCACCTGAACTAAGGGATGCATTTTTACACTATAAGGAGAGTGGATACTATAATTTACATTGGAATCATGCGAAGGAGGGCTATCTAGGGGCATGTCAGAATTGTTATATTAAAAAGACTTCAAAAAGGGAACCATGGCTGCCCATGTGAAAAACCTCTGGTTATTTTAATCAGTGTTTAATtcattgattacattttaatgaatcaGGTATTTGAATATATTGTCACAAGTGATATTGTCAAATTGCTTGTTCTGTCCGATCTCATATCCAAAGACTgaatttacaacaaaaaaaagagaaaaagcagtAAATCTTAACATCGGAAAGCAGGAACCAGCACATATTTGGAATTGTATCTTGATCAATTTCTTAAGGATTCATCAAATtcccaattaaaaaaatatatataatgatgATTGACTAACCGCTTCATCCCTAACTCAACTACAATAACTCATTCATACTACTTTCTATTTCAGCGGGTAGTAAATCAGATTATATCTCTTAAATTGTGTTTACTTCCCTCTTgttcttcatttgtttctgtgtgtttccacATGTATCTCTGTATGATGTTCTCACCGCCTGCTTTCTCTAATCCCCCTCTCAGCGCTGGCCCCAGGTATGGGTGTCGCCGTCTACGCTGGTCTGGTCGGGgccctgctgctgtgtgtgataCTGGTGTTGTGCGTGGGAGTGCTTGCATATCGCCGCAGATGCCGACATCTCCATGGAGACATCACCGACTCTTCATCTGCTCTAACTGCCGCCTTCCACCCTGGCAACTACAAGCCTCCCAGACAAGGTAGGTTCACACACTAATCACACGTAGACCGTTCAGTATAAATCCAcacaaaatgtccctttttgtCATTGGCATGTTTTCAAAACTTGTTTTCACTTATCTTCACAGAATAACTCATTCACAATCCATTTCATTATCACACTGCTATTTATATCGTTGCTTGAATTAGTTCTCTTTATACCATTTATCTCCTCTCGCCTAGTCAATTCTCCATTCTTcagtgcatttcattttttacatttgtcatGGTATCCCTTCCCTTGTTCTCGACATCAAATATTAATTAGCAACATTAATCCATTTCACTCTCGTCACTTTAGCAGTCTGAGCCCTGCCTGTGTCATTTCTGGTGATAAGAGAACAGCTCCTCTCTTCTCCACAGATAACCCTCACACTCTGCATCCCTCAGCTCCTCCAGATCTGACAGCCACAGCGGGGACTTTCCGAGGGCCGCTCTTCTCCCTTCAGCAAGGAGTCAACGACAGCCCACACAAAATCCCCATGACCAACTCTCCCTTGCTGGACCCACTGCCAAGCCTCAAAATCAAGGTGTACAATGCCTCCACTCTTTCCTCCATGGACCTCCCCGCGGACATGTGCTTAGGCGACGGAGAGATCCTAAGCCTGAAGTCAGTGGGTACTATGGGTAGAGAGCGAGATTACCACAGCCACACCATGTCAAGAGAGCCTGGGCTGAGCACCAGCGCCACTTTGGGTAATCTGGGAGGACGCCTTACCATCCCCAACACAGGTAATATACCTGCATGTATCAGAAACCTGTATTCATATACACATGACATGTTCAGTTCATCATCCGTAAcccaacataaaacatgacGCCTTCTCCCTTAGGTGTAAGCCTGCTGATCCCCCCAGGGACAATCCCCCAGGGGAAGTTCTACGAGATGTACCTCATCATCAACAAGTGGGACAAAACGACGTGAGTGCTCTTCATCTTTACTCTTCTATTTCACTCATCTCTTCCGCAAACACAAGGCTGAACAGACCTCAATTCTCACCTCAATCAGAAATGTTCCCAAGCACGTTTGTCCTGCTGCGAACCACTTGAAGTTTGTTTGGAAGTTATATCACTctttctgaagtaaaaaaaatcttCCACACTGAAAAGAAAATCTACTTGATTAATTTCTTTCCAATTTTCTGGAAGTTTGATATTGAGTTTGCCTCAAATGCATCAATACCAGCATGTTCGAAAACCATGTCGTGGCAATTATgtttaattttcaaatgtattcttaCGTTTTTTGCTAACACCCGGTGTTCTCTTGTGTGATATTTACAGGTTACCCTCTGAGGGCAGTCAGACTGTGCTAAGTCCGGTGGTAAGCTGCGGTCCATCCGGTATGCTGCTGAATCGTCCTGTGGTTCTTACTTTGCCACACTGTGCCCAGCTAGACACTCCTACACCTGACTGGACCCTCTCACTCAAGACACAGACGCACCAGGGGGCCTGGGAGGTGAGTCAGCCTCTGACTGGTAACAGATCATTAGTATCTCACTAGACATTATCATTGAACACCACTTCAATCTGTTTCCAGGAGGTGCTGACAGTAGGAGAGGAGACTTTGTCATCTCCGTGCtacctgcagctggaggaggagtgCTGTCATGTCCTCATGGAGCAGCTGGGAACGTACGGCCTGGTGGGCCAATCCTGCCCCCCACAGCCCGCCTGCAAACGCCTGCAGTTAGCACTGTTTGCCCCTCGAGCGCCATGCCTCTCTTTGGACTTCAGCCTTCGTATCTACTGCATCCACGATACTCCTCATGCCCTCAAGGtgctgcttgtgtgtttttagttttgcaAAAACGTCTACACATGTCTTTTCAActctcttctgtcttcttcctgtctttagGCACTGTTGCTTGGCTGTTTCTTAATTTCTGTATTTCAATCAGATGCATTACTAATATACCTAAAATGATCTACAGTATTCCCTTAAAGCTGCTAGGGACACtattctttttaaatttaaatacattgattATGTCAGCTTTAGTTCTCAAGTACAGGTAAAATAGAGCTTGGTTCGGCCATAAACAACATaccacacacaaaacaaaagatcCCCTCTACCTGCCCAAATCACATTctggttttaaatgtaaactccCTGATGCAGAAGCATTTACTCAAAATAGTACAGCACAACACAAAACCCTAGCAAAGAAGAGAAAGTTTGACTCGCTGAGGTTTTACTTTCCATCTCCCAGTCCCTTTTGTATCAAAGTGTTAACAGACCAGCCTGGGTAGTAAACATGAGCATCCTGTGTGCAGTTTACTGGCATCGCACGACATGATTTCTGGCTGCTAAAGTTCAAACAGCTTTCAAACTGTTAGCTCTCACACAATTCCATTTTGGAGACCAACTTAGAGAATGCGCGCCACATTTTAATTAAGCATagcagaaaacatgttttgaaaaattGTGTTAGTATGTTAAACccattattgtttgtattttctaaGCCCGTCTTCTCTCTCCGTCTGTGCAGGAGGTGCTGGATTTGGAGAGGAGTCTGGGTGGAGTTTTGCTGGAGGATCCCAAGCCTCTTCTTTTCAAAGACAGCTACCACAACCTGCGCCTGTCCATCCACGACATTCCTCACACTCACTGGAGAAGCAAACTACTGGCAAAGTATCAGGTGAGGCACTTGCAATACAGCAGATAACAGCCTCTTGATGTGAAGTGCCCATAAATGAGAgcgtgtgtgtatttacagggCACAAATCAGCAGCAGCTTGAATGACGTAGAATAAAAAAGCTATTGCTTGAGTGTCAGTGGAACCTCAAGCCTAATAGGCAAAAACTCCTAAAACAGAACTATTGTCAGACAAGCTCTTTATTAAACTTCAGCAGAATTGCTATTTTCACAGAAAATACAGCTATTCACTTCCAACCGCTGCTGCATTCTCTCGCCCGCCGCACCGAGATTGCAGTCTGAATCCTCTCTGAATTAATCTGATAGTGGGCCTCATTTATGGACAGTGCGCTTAGGAAACAAATTGTCCTCTGAAACACGAGACCTAGTTGGTGGAAACAcccaatatataaaaaaaagcatatctCTGGTCTCAGTCTCCTGGAATGGAAACTGTGTTCTAGATCCTTCCTTATTGTGCTGCACAGGATAAAGCTACTTTAATCACAGTGTAGAGACCTTGTGTTTTTCAGCTTTCCAAATGTGAAGTTTGTCTTTGTTACCAGGAGATTCCTTTCTATCACATCTGGAGCGGCAGTCAGAGACCCCTGCACTGCACGTTCAGCCTGGAGAGAGGTAGCCTGGCCGTGTCGCAGCTCGCCTGTAAGATCTGCGTCCGacaggtggagggggagggacaGATATTCCAGCTGCACACGGATATTCAGGAGGTAAAAGTGAcaagtgaaatgtaaataaagttgcaTGACAGCCACACAGTTATGCCCAAAGAATGGTTGGTTTTAATGCTTCTCACCTTCCCTATCAATCCAGACTCTCCCCCCACACTCGCCCCTTCCCTCCGGAGGCACCTGCCTGCCGTCCTCTCAGGTGGGACCTTATGCCTTTCGCTTGCCTGACTCCATCCGCCAGAAGATCTGTGCCAGTCTGGATGCACCCAGTGCCCGGGGATGTGACTGGAGACTACTGGCCCGCAGTCTGGGCTTTGACAGGTCAGATCTGCtccacatgtttgtgtttgaatgacAGCTTGGTCAAGCAGTCAGGATACTCAGGTTCCTAGTTCCTGCGGTCAAGTGATAACTCAGGACTGTGTATGAGCTGGCGTGTACATATTCACTTACAAGTGTGAAAAATACTGTGTCATATCTAAGGGTGTGGCCagtgtattgattttttttttttgtgaaatattgttattacatttaaaataaaaataggataATATTGTGTAAATCTCCCAACACCACTAAAAAAATGTCTGCTTACAATcgcatacatttatttaatttgtcaaacaTAGACCAAACATAGGCAAAATTAAAGAtgactactattactactactactagttaGTATATGACAAATAGTtatcattca of Eleginops maclovinus isolate JMC-PN-2008 ecotype Puerto Natales chromosome 22, JC_Emac_rtc_rv5, whole genome shotgun sequence contains these proteins:
- the unc5b gene encoding netrin receptor UNC5B isoform X3, translated to MLSVRMQRDQGLGPLVFLILVGGYVVSGTESTDYSDAEVLPDSFPSAPAEPLPEFLLEPEDAFIVKNRPVQLRCRASPATQIYFKCNGEWVNQNDHVTRESLDQITGLVVREVDISVARTQVEELFGLEDYWCQCVAWSSAGTTKSNRAYVRIAYLRKNFEQEPLGREVRLEQEVLLQCRPPEGMPAAEVDWLKNEDVIDPSQDSNFLITIDHDLIIKQARLSDTANYTCMARNVVAKRRSSTATLIVYVSGGWSSWTEWSECNARCGRGWQRRTRSCTNPAPLNGGAFCEGPPFQRVTCTTLCPVDGGWTQWAKWSACGTECTHWRSRECQAPPPRNGGKHCSGSMMESKNCTEGLCARTLAPGMGVAVYAGLVGALLLCVILVLCVGVLAYRRRCRHLHGDITDSSSALTAAFHPGNYKPPRQDNPHTLHPSAPPDLTATAGTFRGPLFSLQQGVNDSPHKIPMTNSPLLDPLPSLKIKVYNASTLSSMDLPADMCLGDGEILSLKSVGTMGRERDYHSHTMSREPGLSTSATLGNLGGRLTIPNTGVSLLIPPGTIPQGKFYEMYLIINKWDKTTLPSEGSQTVLSPVVSCGPSGMLLNRPVVLTLPHCAQLDTPTPDWTLSLKTQTHQGAWEEVLTVGEETLSSPCYLQLEEECCHVLMEQLGTYGLVGQSCPPQPACKRLQLALFAPRAPCLSLDFSLRIYCIHDTPHALKEVLDLERSLGGVLLEDPKPLLFKDSYHNLRLSIHDIPHTHWRSKLLAKYQEIPFYHIWSGSQRPLHCTFSLERGSLAVSQLACKICVRQVEGEGQIFQLHTDIQETLPPHSPLPSGGTCLPSSQVGPYAFRLPDSIRQKICASLDAPSARGCDWRLLARSLGFDRYLNYFATKPSPTGVLLDLWEACHQADADLVSLATALEEMGKSEVLVVMTTDGDC
- the unc5b gene encoding netrin receptor UNC5B isoform X2, whose product is MLSVRMQRDQGLGPLVFLILVGGYVVSGTESTDYSDAEVLPDSFPSAPAEPLPEFLLEPEDAFIVKNRPVQLRCRASPATQIYFKCNGEWVNQNDHVTRESLDQITGLVVREVDISVARTQVEELFGLEDYWCQCVAWSSAGTTKSNRAYVRIAYLRKNFEQEPLGREVRLEQEVLLQCRPPEGMPAAEVDWLKNEDVIDPSQDSNFLITIDHDLIIKQARLSDTANYTCMARNVVAKRRSSTATLIVYVSGGWSSWTEWSECNARCGRGWQRRTRSCTNPAPLNGGAFCEGPPFQRVTCTTLCPVDGGWTQWAKWSACGTECTHWRSRECQAPPPRNGGKHCSGSMMESKNCTEGLCARNKKISIEHASHPLAPGMGVAVYAGLVGALLLCVILVLCVGVLAYRRRCRHLHGDITDSSSALTAAFHPGNYKPPRQAPPDLTATAGTFRGPLFSLQQGVNDSPHKIPMTNSPLLDPLPSLKIKVYNASTLSSMDLPADMCLGDGEILSLKSVGTMGRERDYHSHTMSREPGLSTSATLGNLGGRLTIPNTGVSLLIPPGTIPQGKFYEMYLIINKWDKTTLPSEGSQTVLSPVVSCGPSGMLLNRPVVLTLPHCAQLDTPTPDWTLSLKTQTHQGAWEEVLTVGEETLSSPCYLQLEEECCHVLMEQLGTYGLVGQSCPPQPACKRLQLALFAPRAPCLSLDFSLRIYCIHDTPHALKEVLDLERSLGGVLLEDPKPLLFKDSYHNLRLSIHDIPHTHWRSKLLAKYQEIPFYHIWSGSQRPLHCTFSLERGSLAVSQLACKICVRQVEGEGQIFQLHTDIQETLPPHSPLPSGGTCLPSSQVGPYAFRLPDSIRQKICASLDAPSARGCDWRLLARSLGFDRYLNYFATKPSPTGVLLDLWEACHQADADLVSLATALEEMGKSEVLVVMTTDGDC
- the unc5b gene encoding netrin receptor UNC5B isoform X1; translated protein: MLSVRMQRDQGLGPLVFLILVGGYVVSGTESTDYSDAEVLPDSFPSAPAEPLPEFLLEPEDAFIVKNRPVQLRCRASPATQIYFKCNGEWVNQNDHVTRESLDQITGLVVREVDISVARTQVEELFGLEDYWCQCVAWSSAGTTKSNRAYVRIAYLRKNFEQEPLGREVRLEQEVLLQCRPPEGMPAAEVDWLKNEDVIDPSQDSNFLITIDHDLIIKQARLSDTANYTCMARNVVAKRRSSTATLIVYVSGGWSSWTEWSECNARCGRGWQRRTRSCTNPAPLNGGAFCEGPPFQRVTCTTLCPVDGGWTQWAKWSACGTECTHWRSRECQAPPPRNGGKHCSGSMMESKNCTEGLCARNKKISIEHASHPLAPGMGVAVYAGLVGALLLCVILVLCVGVLAYRRRCRHLHGDITDSSSALTAAFHPGNYKPPRQDNPHTLHPSAPPDLTATAGTFRGPLFSLQQGVNDSPHKIPMTNSPLLDPLPSLKIKVYNASTLSSMDLPADMCLGDGEILSLKSVGTMGRERDYHSHTMSREPGLSTSATLGNLGGRLTIPNTGVSLLIPPGTIPQGKFYEMYLIINKWDKTTLPSEGSQTVLSPVVSCGPSGMLLNRPVVLTLPHCAQLDTPTPDWTLSLKTQTHQGAWEEVLTVGEETLSSPCYLQLEEECCHVLMEQLGTYGLVGQSCPPQPACKRLQLALFAPRAPCLSLDFSLRIYCIHDTPHALKEVLDLERSLGGVLLEDPKPLLFKDSYHNLRLSIHDIPHTHWRSKLLAKYQEIPFYHIWSGSQRPLHCTFSLERGSLAVSQLACKICVRQVEGEGQIFQLHTDIQETLPPHSPLPSGGTCLPSSQVGPYAFRLPDSIRQKICASLDAPSARGCDWRLLARSLGFDRYLNYFATKPSPTGVLLDLWEACHQADADLVSLATALEEMGKSEVLVVMTTDGDC